One Natrinema marinum genomic window carries:
- a CDS encoding HPP family protein: MREEVRARVRAVARRLRRLERRELDAFRRWLEHTGNLLHLSVLVFVPLLIAAVTWLANVTAAISFLLFPPLASGTYTLFADPEGKYSTPGKFVGGMTVGALCGWLALALTSAIGLPAGTISASGAAVGVFLTGVCTWALDLEEPTAFSTALLVLVTGNAQLAYVLGIIVSSSFVAGAFVLWRRHFYQQRARYLYGTTGGDDHVLVPMDDGGETVARFAASIAGAHEAGKVVLFDIIDEAAVGEGDTESAERDASTDSVDVIDAQTSADGGESVATAAERAASDAADRLESLAADLESTYDVPCEVVVAADGGLSAKLVLETARRQNCDLIVAPYAEDDRGALSSFIRGLFESEIDVIAFRSSEERRRWRQSLVAVRGAGDTARAMLDFAIRVTETGRTVSVCTCIDDESRRRQAENTLAALVDAFSGPFETHVATASVESYLSRAAPRYDVCFVGSSTDRSAASRFVSPPTFRKLRDLESDVAIVHRGRHR, from the coding sequence ATGCGCGAGGAAGTTCGGGCGCGCGTTCGCGCGGTCGCGAGACGGCTCCGACGGCTCGAACGACGCGAACTCGACGCCTTCCGCCGGTGGCTCGAGCACACGGGCAACCTCCTGCATCTCTCGGTGCTCGTGTTCGTGCCGCTGTTGATCGCCGCGGTGACGTGGCTTGCGAACGTGACGGCGGCGATCTCGTTCCTGCTCTTTCCCCCGCTTGCCTCCGGGACGTACACGCTCTTTGCCGATCCCGAGGGGAAGTACTCGACGCCGGGGAAGTTCGTCGGCGGGATGACCGTCGGGGCGCTCTGTGGCTGGCTCGCGCTCGCGCTCACGAGTGCGATCGGGCTCCCCGCCGGGACGATCAGCGCGTCCGGTGCCGCCGTCGGAGTCTTCCTCACCGGTGTCTGCACCTGGGCGCTCGATCTCGAGGAGCCGACGGCCTTCTCGACCGCCTTGCTCGTGCTCGTCACCGGAAACGCACAGCTCGCCTACGTCCTCGGGATCATCGTCTCGAGTTCGTTCGTCGCGGGCGCTTTCGTCCTCTGGCGGCGCCACTTCTACCAACAGCGCGCCCGCTATCTCTACGGGACGACCGGCGGCGATGACCACGTCCTCGTGCCGATGGACGACGGCGGCGAGACGGTCGCGCGCTTTGCCGCGTCGATCGCCGGCGCACACGAGGCCGGAAAAGTCGTCCTCTTCGACATCATCGACGAGGCGGCCGTCGGAGAGGGCGACACCGAGTCGGCCGAACGCGACGCGTCTACGGACTCAGTCGACGTGATCGACGCACAGACCAGCGCCGACGGTGGCGAGAGCGTAGCGACCGCCGCCGAACGCGCGGCGAGCGACGCCGCCGACCGCCTCGAGTCGCTCGCGGCTGACCTCGAGTCGACGTACGACGTTCCCTGCGAGGTCGTCGTCGCCGCTGACGGCGGACTCTCGGCCAAGTTGGTCCTCGAGACCGCTCGCCGACAGAACTGCGACCTCATCGTCGCCCCCTACGCCGAAGACGACCGCGGCGCGCTCTCGTCGTTCATCCGGGGGCTGTTCGAGAGCGAAATCGACGTCATCGCCTTCCGCTCGAGCGAGGAGCGCCGGCGGTGGCGACAGAGCCTCGTCGCGGTTCGAGGAGCGGGCGACACCGCCCGCGCGATGCTCGACTTCGCGATCCGGGTGACCGAGACCGGTCGCACGGTTAGCGTCTGTACCTGCATCGACGACGAGTCGCGCCGTCGGCAGGCCGAGAACACGCTGGCGGCTCTCGTCGACGCCTTCTCGGGCCCCTTCGAGACCCACGTCGCCACCGCCTCGGTCGAGTCCTACCTCTCGCGGGCCGCGCCCCGGTACGACGTCTGTTTCGTCGGTTCGAGCACCGATCGGTCGGCCGCCTCGCGGTTCGTCTCGCCGCCGACGTTCCGCAAGCTCCGGGACCTCGAGAGCGACGTGGCGATCGTCCACCGGGGTCGCCACCGGTAG
- a CDS encoding NAD-binding protein → MVGDRSFRERLPENWRRVLTTRAAVIIVLLVALLSVATAVLHIGAQDVSGPLEGYVPEAVQAAAGFTGALTGFMMVGSALALRRGLRAGWWATLLLLPLTAAQGLLQTSRYSLPLIVLSLVAIPILLLTRNRFTKPISLTTTQIAAGAALVGVQLYGTIGGYALREHFDEIETILDAFYFTLITSSTVGYGDVTPNTGSVQGMLFTMSVLVLGVASFGIAIGALVGPLIQDRISKTLGRMTESELQLLDEHILVLGYGELTEPIVDELAETGRSFVVVTTDREAASALTARDVPVVTGDPSDDDPLRRAKIDRAAAILVATNHDAEDALTVLTARELAPTTRIVAAATDRENVQKLERAGADSVISPAQLGGHLLVQSALGSDETALVDRILESE, encoded by the coding sequence ATGGTCGGCGACCGGTCGTTTCGAGAACGATTGCCCGAGAACTGGCGGCGAGTGTTGACGACGCGGGCGGCCGTCATCATCGTCTTGCTGGTCGCGCTGCTCTCGGTCGCCACCGCGGTGCTTCACATCGGTGCCCAGGACGTCTCGGGGCCCCTCGAGGGGTACGTCCCCGAAGCGGTCCAGGCGGCCGCCGGCTTCACCGGCGCGCTCACCGGCTTCATGATGGTCGGCAGCGCGCTCGCGCTCCGTCGCGGGCTTCGAGCCGGCTGGTGGGCGACGCTGCTGCTTCTGCCGCTGACCGCGGCTCAGGGATTGCTCCAGACGAGCCGATACTCGCTCCCGCTGATCGTCCTCTCGCTGGTCGCGATTCCGATCCTGCTGCTCACGCGAAACCGGTTTACCAAGCCGATCTCGCTGACCACGACCCAGATCGCGGCCGGCGCGGCACTGGTGGGCGTCCAGTTGTACGGCACCATCGGCGGCTACGCCCTCCGGGAGCACTTCGACGAGATCGAGACCATCCTCGACGCCTTCTACTTCACGCTGATCACCTCGAGTACGGTCGGCTACGGCGACGTGACGCCGAACACGGGGTCAGTCCAAGGGATGCTCTTTACCATGTCCGTGCTCGTACTGGGCGTCGCCAGTTTCGGTATCGCCATCGGGGCGCTCGTCGGCCCGCTGATCCAAGACCGCATCTCGAAAACGCTCGGAAGAATGACCGAATCAGAACTTCAACTGCTCGACGAGCACATCCTCGTGCTCGGCTACGGCGAACTGACTGAACCGATCGTCGACGAACTCGCGGAGACCGGCCGCTCGTTCGTCGTCGTCACCACCGACCGCGAGGCCGCGTCGGCGCTGACCGCCCGGGACGTGCCGGTCGTCACCGGCGACCCGAGCGACGACGACCCCCTTCGGCGCGCGAAGATCGACCGCGCGGCCGCGATCCTCGTCGCGACGAACCACGACGCCGAGGACGCGCTGACGGTGCTCACCGCGCGCGAACTCGCGCCGACGACTCGTATCGTCGCCGCCGCGACCGACCGCGAGAACGTCCAGAAGCTCGAGCGCGCCGGCGCTGACTCGGTGATCAGCCCCGCACAGCTCGGCGGCCACCTGCTGGTCCAGTCGGCGCTTGGCAGCGACGAGACCGCGCTCGTCGATCGCATCCTCGAGAGCGAGTAG
- a CDS encoding universal stress protein codes for MLSRVLVPMDGSEMSERALEYALDNHPDASITVLTVVGEPSVMMGGAMSIAFEDDIEEAAEERAESVFERAHEVAAEHDAEIDTVVAVGRPARAIVRRADDYETIVMGSHGGDMIDRLFIGDVADTVFKRASVPVTVVR; via the coding sequence ATGCTCTCTCGCGTTCTCGTCCCGATGGACGGCTCCGAGATGTCCGAGCGCGCGCTCGAGTACGCGCTCGATAACCATCCCGACGCATCGATCACGGTCCTCACCGTCGTCGGTGAGCCCTCGGTCATGATGGGCGGAGCGATGAGTATCGCCTTCGAAGACGACATCGAGGAGGCCGCAGAGGAGCGCGCCGAGTCGGTCTTCGAGCGTGCCCACGAGGTGGCCGCCGAACACGACGCCGAGATCGACACCGTCGTCGCGGTCGGCCGGCCCGCGCGGGCGATCGTCCGCAGGGCCGACGACTACGAGACGATCGTGATGGGCAGCCACGGCGGCGATATGATCGATCGGCTGTTCATCGGCGACGTCGCGGATACCGTGTTCAAGCGCGCCTCGGTGCCGGTGACCGTCGTCCGCTGA
- a CDS encoding potassium transporter TrkA → MPSLPVEVLLGLYLGLLTGIVPAFVAGSLGFLVRYFTGVTLPGFGVVVLALSIASVQGGLLGLVEPTIAQSPRLLVAVLVVLMLALYAHSQGDKLGSELPRRLSFTRLRQRTLSADVVELVGAVGQVTVRPTGEIRDMEGYPPLSPALRRTLKSGSWRLPADLPLSELEARLEERLRTDHDFADVDVAISERARATIAAAPPSGSLSRRVTGSQRAVSIATLVPTGLARGDEVAVRTGERSITGTVLSARTEIDDEGAAPTLEASADDDVAATDGGEDAELAVSEPKPNAATAGGPGRVTLAVARRDVKAILEADSPRLVVRSRGTSREFEAFSLVKREGYAVRRLTVGAAGAGVEADDVATPASATDVTVLAVRRQGSETGGRRHGWVFGPGIERRLEAGDEAFVAGPEEPIEAFVEAIAR, encoded by the coding sequence ATGCCATCGCTTCCGGTCGAAGTGTTGCTCGGCCTCTATCTCGGTCTCCTGACCGGCATCGTCCCCGCGTTCGTCGCCGGCTCGCTGGGCTTTCTCGTGCGCTACTTCACGGGCGTCACCCTCCCCGGCTTCGGTGTCGTCGTCCTCGCGCTGTCGATCGCCAGCGTCCAGGGTGGCCTGCTCGGTCTCGTCGAACCGACGATCGCCCAGTCGCCGCGGCTGCTGGTCGCCGTGCTCGTCGTGCTCATGCTCGCGCTCTACGCCCACAGCCAGGGCGACAAACTCGGCTCGGAGCTCCCTCGCCGGCTCTCCTTTACCCGCCTCCGCCAGCGGACCCTCTCGGCCGACGTGGTCGAACTCGTCGGCGCGGTCGGCCAGGTCACCGTCCGGCCGACCGGCGAGATCCGGGACATGGAGGGATATCCGCCGCTGTCGCCCGCCCTCCGGCGCACCCTCAAGTCCGGCTCCTGGCGGCTCCCCGCCGATCTCCCGCTCTCGGAACTCGAGGCTCGCCTCGAGGAACGGCTCCGGACGGATCACGACTTCGCGGACGTCGATGTCGCGATCAGCGAGCGCGCCCGGGCGACGATCGCGGCGGCGCCGCCGTCGGGTAGCCTCTCGCGGCGCGTTACGGGGAGCCAGCGTGCCGTCTCGATCGCGACGCTCGTCCCGACGGGGCTGGCTCGCGGCGACGAGGTGGCCGTCCGAACGGGCGAGCGCTCGATTACCGGGACGGTGCTGAGCGCCCGGACCGAGATCGACGACGAGGGGGCCGCGCCCACCCTCGAGGCGTCCGCGGACGACGATGTCGCGGCCACCGACGGCGGCGAGGACGCAGAGCTCGCCGTTTCCGAGCCCAAGCCGAACGCGGCGACCGCCGGCGGGCCGGGACGGGTCACCCTCGCCGTTGCGCGCCGGGACGTGAAGGCCATACTCGAGGCCGACTCGCCGCGGCTCGTCGTCCGCTCTCGCGGCACGAGCCGCGAGTTCGAGGCGTTCTCGCTGGTCAAACGCGAGGGGTACGCCGTTCGCCGACTCACCGTCGGCGCGGCCGGCGCGGGCGTCGAGGCGGACGACGTGGCCACGCCCGCCTCGGCCACGGACGTGACGGTCCTCGCGGTGCGACGCCAGGGCAGCGAGACCGGCGGCCGCCGCCACGGCTGGGTGTTCGGCCCCGGCATCGAACGCCGACTCGAGGCCGGCGACGAGGCCTTCGTCGCGGGTCCCGAGGAGCCGATAGAGGCCTTCGTGGAGGCGATCGCACGATGA
- a CDS encoding TrkA C-terminal domain-containing protein, translated as MIEPVLAQAISTETLATAIVRIAGLAALSAVAAAVAAVTYRWYSATGIADGVAVLVGVTVVALLLNTQTALQQAILDDTGLLEPGTAVYTVGAFAASAIAADAGRRLGDFLARDVFMVATPRTITEVTQLVRSAGRVITVDLPDEIADIDGYDPVDESVKAELAGQTLLFPRRLTVDQLRERLIARLERDFGVGHVDVDLEVDGTIDYLAVGGRQAGIGPTLAPGTVAVALEADPAADASPGDAVRIWTRDEEGGTAKRVAGGELRASADDVVTVALDADDARDLEPDREYRLVTLPGSPDAERDLVSLLRAADETVTTVAVEPDDPLAGVAIDALPVLVVALEREGDDGDETLALPAGDVRLAAGDTAYVLGRPDALRRVTERTLVVTRDDEEDEPASADQGAESDGAGGSNADSDLEREPERPRER; from the coding sequence ATGATCGAGCCCGTTCTCGCGCAGGCGATCTCGACGGAGACGCTGGCGACGGCGATCGTCCGGATCGCCGGCCTGGCCGCGCTTTCGGCCGTCGCGGCGGCCGTCGCGGCCGTTACCTACCGCTGGTACAGCGCCACCGGAATCGCGGACGGGGTCGCCGTCCTCGTCGGGGTCACGGTCGTCGCCCTCTTGTTGAACACCCAGACCGCGCTGCAGCAGGCGATTCTCGACGATACGGGGCTGCTCGAGCCCGGTACCGCGGTCTATACCGTCGGGGCGTTCGCCGCCAGCGCGATCGCCGCCGACGCCGGGCGGCGGCTGGGCGATTTCCTCGCCCGGGACGTGTTCATGGTCGCAACGCCGCGGACGATCACCGAAGTCACCCAGCTCGTCCGGTCGGCCGGCCGCGTGATCACCGTCGATCTCCCCGACGAAATCGCGGACATCGACGGCTACGATCCCGTCGACGAGTCGGTCAAAGCGGAGCTCGCCGGCCAGACCTTGCTCTTCCCGCGTCGACTCACCGTCGATCAGCTCCGCGAGCGGCTGATCGCCCGCCTCGAGCGCGACTTCGGGGTCGGCCACGTCGATGTCGATCTCGAAGTGGACGGGACGATCGACTACCTCGCGGTCGGGGGCCGACAGGCGGGGATCGGCCCGACGCTCGCGCCGGGCACCGTCGCTGTCGCGCTCGAGGCCGATCCGGCGGCCGACGCCAGCCCGGGCGACGCGGTGCGCATCTGGACGCGCGACGAGGAGGGCGGGACCGCCAAACGGGTCGCCGGCGGCGAACTGCGCGCGAGCGCCGACGACGTGGTGACCGTCGCGCTGGACGCCGACGACGCCCGCGACCTCGAGCCCGACCGGGAGTATCGGCTCGTCACGCTGCCGGGTAGCCCGGACGCCGAGCGCGACCTCGTCTCTCTGCTCCGGGCGGCCGACGAGACCGTGACGACCGTCGCCGTCGAGCCCGACGATCCGCTCGCGGGCGTAGCGATCGACGCGTTGCCGGTGCTCGTGGTAGCCCTCGAGCGCGAGGGAGACGACGGCGACGAGACGCTTGCGCTGCCGGCCGGCGACGTTCGACTCGCGGCCGGCGACACCGCGTACGTTCTCGGCCGACCCGACGCGTTGCGCCGAGTGACCGAGCGAACGCTGGTCGTGACTCGGGACGACGAGGAGGACGAGCCCGCTTCTGCCGATCAGGGAGCGGAGTCGGACGGTGCCGGCGGCTCTAACGCCGACTCCGACCTCGAACGCGAGCCGGAACGGCCGCGAGAGCGGTAG
- a CDS encoding ubiquitin-like small modifier protein 1, translated as MPTEWKLFADLAERAGDKHVTVDAGAGDTVGDALEQLVADRPDLEGRVLEDGELRSQINVLRNGTNVLVEEEGMETVLEEDDELALFPPVSGG; from the coding sequence ATGCCCACGGAGTGGAAGCTGTTCGCCGACCTCGCCGAACGCGCGGGCGACAAACACGTGACCGTCGACGCCGGGGCCGGCGACACCGTCGGCGACGCCCTCGAGCAACTCGTCGCGGACCGGCCCGATCTCGAGGGCCGCGTGCTCGAAGACGGCGAACTGCGCTCGCAGATCAACGTGTTACGGAACGGAACGAACGTGCTCGTCGAGGAAGAGGGGATGGAGACGGTGCTCGAGGAGGACGACGAATTAGCGCTGTTCCCGCCGGTCAGCGGTGGATAG
- a CDS encoding GNAT family N-acetyltransferase: MPANADADPSIEIRRATHDDYEAVADFTSDIWPERGGDYIPRIYHDWLEDASGRGKKTFLAEVDGEAAGIVQGVMLSPDEAWFQGMRVAADYRRQGVSRRLNEATFEWGREQGATVGRVMVFSWNAVSLGAARASGYEPVTEFRFAHPEPDPDATGPYRVSSDPTAAWRYWTHSDAREHLDGLGLAPEESWAVRELTRDDFERLADETAVFAVESDGGLAGVGYRTRTVERTADETDSDETETWAEYGLGAWDGVDAARSLFAAVARDAATLEADETRIAIPETARFVTDAAATGADLSEEPDFVLGIDLTGDR, encoded by the coding sequence ATGCCAGCTAACGCAGACGCGGACCCGTCCATCGAGATCCGCCGCGCAACCCACGACGATTACGAGGCCGTCGCCGACTTCACGAGCGACATCTGGCCCGAACGCGGCGGCGACTACATCCCGCGGATCTACCACGATTGGCTCGAGGACGCGTCGGGCCGAGGCAAGAAGACCTTCCTCGCTGAGGTCGACGGCGAGGCCGCGGGCATCGTCCAGGGTGTCATGCTCTCGCCGGATGAGGCCTGGTTCCAAGGGATGCGTGTCGCGGCGGACTATCGCCGACAGGGTGTAAGCCGACGGCTGAACGAGGCGACCTTCGAGTGGGGCCGCGAGCAGGGTGCGACCGTCGGCCGGGTGATGGTCTTCTCGTGGAACGCGGTCTCGCTGGGCGCGGCGCGAGCCAGTGGCTACGAACCGGTCACCGAGTTCCGGTTCGCCCACCCGGAGCCCGATCCCGACGCCACGGGACCGTATCGCGTCTCGAGCGACCCCACCGCGGCCTGGCGGTACTGGACCCACAGCGACGCGCGCGAGCACTTGGACGGGCTGGGGCTCGCCCCCGAGGAATCGTGGGCCGTCCGCGAACTCACTCGCGACGATTTCGAGCGGCTGGCCGACGAGACGGCCGTCTTCGCCGTCGAGAGCGACGGCGGGCTCGCGGGCGTCGGTTACAGAACCCGGACCGTCGAGCGAACGGCCGACGAGACCGATTCGGACGAGACGGAGACGTGGGCCGAGTACGGCCTCGGCGCGTGGGACGGCGTCGACGCCGCGCGCTCGCTGTTCGCCGCGGTCGCCAGGGACGCGGCCACGCTCGAGGCCGACGAGACTCGCATCGCGATCCCCGAGACCGCACGATTCGTCACCGACGCCGCCGCGACGGGAGCCGATCTCTCCGAAGAACCGGATTTCGTATTGGGGATCGATCTGACTGGAGACCGGTGA
- a CDS encoding MFS transporter: MLSRFWRIVLTVTGWHIAASVCYYAIYAGTPLFRDAFSLSSFEVGLVISALTLGYAVFLLPFGVATDRFGERRTLSAGLAGLASGVLLVAVAPTYWLFLAAVFLLGSMYGSATPGTNKAIFDQIDAERHHRAIGIKQIGPTVGSAIGAVLITGLAGRFFWQFGFLVAAGVGLITTVTFFFVYRRASRADMTSPDFRGLLSNRTYLVLLPAGMCIGAAFYTTTGYTVLFIDESIGATVATGGLVLASVQAVNSAGKIVVGTLADILPGTPRARTGAILVVQAAGGGVLFLLLPLTTTPLTAGLVFACLGVFVLGSTGLYYSCISTLVSDEKLGAASAAGQLAMTVSGLFAPPTFGYLIDANGYGVAWAFLAGLSFVAAALVLLVVFEIV; the protein is encoded by the coding sequence ATGCTCTCTCGGTTTTGGCGGATCGTACTGACCGTGACTGGGTGGCACATCGCCGCCAGTGTCTGCTATTATGCGATCTACGCTGGCACGCCGCTCTTTCGAGACGCGTTCAGTTTGTCCAGTTTCGAGGTCGGCCTCGTGATTAGTGCACTGACACTCGGCTACGCGGTCTTCTTGTTGCCCTTCGGCGTTGCGACCGATCGGTTCGGAGAACGTCGGACGCTAAGCGCCGGCTTAGCCGGACTCGCATCGGGTGTGCTCCTGGTCGCTGTCGCTCCCACCTACTGGCTGTTTCTGGCTGCCGTCTTTCTCCTCGGTTCGATGTATGGCAGTGCCACGCCGGGGACGAACAAGGCGATTTTCGACCAGATCGACGCGGAACGCCATCACCGTGCGATCGGGATCAAACAGATCGGTCCGACCGTCGGAAGCGCTATCGGCGCCGTTCTCATTACGGGGCTCGCCGGCCGGTTCTTCTGGCAATTCGGATTCCTCGTCGCTGCGGGGGTCGGACTCATAACCACTGTCACGTTCTTTTTCGTGTATCGGAGAGCGTCCCGGGCCGATATGACGTCGCCCGATTTTCGAGGATTGCTATCGAATCGTACGTATCTCGTTCTGTTACCGGCAGGCATGTGTATCGGCGCTGCGTTCTACACGACAACTGGGTACACTGTCCTCTTTATCGACGAATCGATCGGAGCGACCGTCGCAACGGGCGGACTCGTTCTCGCGTCGGTGCAGGCCGTTAATAGCGCTGGCAAGATCGTCGTCGGTACGTTAGCGGATATCCTTCCCGGGACGCCGCGAGCACGAACGGGCGCGATATTGGTCGTTCAGGCGGCGGGTGGTGGCGTGTTGTTTTTGCTGCTTCCGCTGACCACGACGCCGCTCACAGCGGGTCTGGTGTTTGCTTGCCTCGGCGTGTTCGTCCTCGGTTCAACTGGGCTGTACTACTCCTGTATCTCGACACTTGTCAGCGACGAAAAACTTGGAGCGGCTTCGGCCGCGGGCCAGTTGGCTATGACCGTCAGCGGGTTGTTCGCACCACCGACGTTCGGATACCTCATCGATGCGAACGGGTACGGAGTCGCTTGGGCGTTCTTGGCGGGTCTGTCGTTCGTGGCCGCCGCACTTGTCCTGTTGGTGGTCTTCGAGATCGTGTGA